One genomic window of Desulfobacterales bacterium includes the following:
- a CDS encoding KamA family radical SAM protein, which yields MLNPAMYTPEHLISKAREIFALARNSENVDDLRQALSRHAHRVAFATFNDYDSFSEGSIIRVRDCADVLNRILARRSEDRAGFSVAEAIRDIARDKPRPDLTPAFYAELLYLFLGLQGRGPGRKLVDLHLVPTRLKGRKAAIERSRQLDELSIEVEAQKARFQSGLADKAVLRREKRRARILKTLKADKTDWHNWQWQADNVLRDPELINQLLKLSDSERQAIESARAQKLPFGITPHYLSLMDDALKAGRDRAIRAQVIPPPSYVEQMGLPGRKGKCLDFMREADTSPADLITRRYPAICIFKPFNTCPQICVYCQRNWEINDAMEPGAMASDEAIKKALRWIKKHPAIHEVLLTGGDPLAMPDKDIRRIMDGLAAIPSVERIRIGSRTLVTMPMRITDSLADLLAAYLVPGKRQVAVVTHIQHPYEITPDTVTAVQRLKRRGISVYNQLVYTFFVSRRFEAAFLRRKLALIGVEPYYTFNTKGKEETVEYRVPIARLLQEQKEEARLLPGMARTDEAVYNVPGLGKSYLRASQHRDLISILPDGARLYEFHPWEKNISKITSTHTSEDVPILDYLKRLHAIGENPRDYKTIWYYY from the coding sequence ATGCTTAATCCGGCAATGTACACTCCTGAACACCTTATATCAAAGGCCCGGGAAATTTTCGCCCTGGCCCGCAACTCGGAAAATGTCGACGATCTCCGCCAGGCCCTTTCCCGGCATGCCCACCGGGTCGCCTTTGCTACCTTTAACGACTACGACTCATTTTCCGAGGGCTCCATTATCCGGGTGCGGGACTGCGCCGACGTGCTGAACCGGATCCTGGCCCGCCGTTCGGAAGACCGGGCCGGATTCTCGGTGGCCGAGGCGATCCGCGACATTGCCCGGGACAAACCGCGCCCGGATCTTACCCCGGCATTCTATGCCGAACTGCTCTACCTCTTTCTGGGCCTCCAAGGCAGAGGTCCGGGCCGCAAACTGGTGGATCTCCACCTGGTGCCGACCCGGCTCAAGGGCAGAAAGGCGGCCATTGAACGGTCGCGCCAGTTGGACGAACTCTCGATCGAGGTCGAGGCGCAGAAGGCCAGATTTCAGTCGGGCCTGGCGGACAAGGCTGTCCTGCGCCGTGAAAAACGGCGAGCCCGGATCCTGAAAACGCTCAAGGCCGACAAAACAGACTGGCACAACTGGCAGTGGCAGGCCGACAACGTGCTCCGCGACCCGGAGTTGATCAACCAACTGCTCAAGCTGTCCGATTCCGAACGACAGGCGATCGAGTCTGCCCGGGCGCAAAAGCTGCCGTTCGGGATTACCCCGCATTACCTGTCGCTGATGGACGACGCCCTTAAGGCCGGACGGGACCGGGCCATCCGGGCCCAGGTGATTCCGCCGCCCAGTTATGTGGAGCAGATGGGGCTTCCGGGCCGCAAGGGCAAATGTCTGGATTTCATGCGTGAGGCCGACACCTCGCCCGCTGATCTCATCACCCGCCGCTACCCGGCCATCTGTATCTTCAAGCCATTCAATACCTGTCCCCAGATCTGCGTCTACTGCCAGCGTAACTGGGAGATCAACGACGCCATGGAGCCCGGGGCCATGGCCTCGGACGAGGCCATCAAAAAAGCCCTGCGCTGGATTAAAAAACATCCGGCCATCCACGAGGTGCTCCTTACCGGCGGCGACCCCCTGGCCATGCCCGATAAGGATATCAGACGGATCATGGACGGGCTTGCCGCGATTCCGTCGGTGGAACGGATCCGGATCGGCTCCCGCACCCTGGTCACCATGCCGATGCGGATCACCGACTCCCTGGCCGACCTGCTTGCCGCTTATCTGGTCCCGGGCAAAAGACAGGTGGCGGTTGTCACCCACATCCAACATCCCTACGAGATCACTCCGGATACCGTGACCGCGGTACAGCGGCTCAAGCGCCGGGGCATCTCGGTCTACAACCAGCTGGTCTACACCTTTTTTGTCTCCCGCCGGTTCGAGGCGGCCTTCCTGCGCCGGAAGCTGGCCTTGATCGGGGTCGAGCCCTATTATACATTCAACACCAAGGGCAAGGAGGAGACCGTTGAATACCGGGTGCCCATTGCCAGGCTGCTCCAGGAACAAAAGGAAGAGGCCCGGCTCCTGCCCGGCATGGCCCGCACCGATGAGGCGGTCTACAACGTGCCCGGACTGGGCAAGAGTTATCTCCGCGCCAGCCAGCACCGCGACCTGATCTCGATCCTGCCGGACGGCGCCCGGCTCTACGAATTCCATCCCTGGGAGAAAAACATCTCCAAGATAACCTCAACCCACACCAGCGAGGACGTGCCCATTCTCGACTACCTGAAACGGCTGCATGCCATCGGCGAAAACCCCAGGGATTACAAGACTATCTGGTACTATTACTAA
- a CDS encoding DUF502 domain-containing protein, which produces MKRLSRYFLEGLLVLVPLVVTIYVITVIFLKIDHLFNFTTPGLGVAATLLLITLVGFVASNFLTRKLVRLIETLFTRLPLIKMIYSSIKDLVNAFVGDKKSFNRPVLVSLSADNGIQAVGFITRDNLEHIGISGRMAVYFPQSYNFAGNLVVVPNERVFPLDADPGDVMSFVVSGGISEAGNKRTIKTVDSGRKKQC; this is translated from the coding sequence ATGAAAAGGCTGAGTCGGTATTTTCTGGAAGGGTTATTGGTGCTCGTGCCCCTGGTGGTTACCATCTATGTAATCACCGTGATTTTTCTGAAAATCGATCATCTGTTTAATTTTACCACCCCGGGACTGGGGGTGGCGGCCACCCTGCTGCTCATCACCCTGGTGGGTTTCGTGGCCTCCAATTTTCTGACCCGCAAGCTGGTGCGGTTGATTGAAACTCTCTTTACCCGGCTGCCCCTGATCAAGATGATCTATTCCTCGATCAAGGATCTGGTCAACGCCTTTGTCGGTGATAAAAAAAGCTTCAACCGGCCGGTCCTGGTTTCTCTCTCCGCGGACAATGGAATTCAGGCCGTCGGCTTCATCACCCGGGATAATCTGGAGCATATCGGCATCAGCGGCAGGATGGCGGTCTATTTCCCCCAGTCCTACAATTTTGCCGGCAACCTGGTGGTGGTTCCCAACGAACGGGTCTTTCCCCTGGACGCCGACCCGGGTGATGTGATGTCGTTCGTGGTCTCCGGCGGCATTTCAGAAGCCGGAAATAAGAGGACGATAAAAACAGTGGACAGTGGGAGAAAAAAACAGTGCTGA
- a CDS encoding flavodoxin family protein encodes MDVLAFLGSPRKGGNSEVLLKAMLKGVEAAGGRPEIIRLCDLDISACTSCGDCDKTGECVIKDDMTPLYKKIINTRLIILASPIFFYGITAQAKAFVDRTQALWNRKRLAKEKGAWRQDPERRGFFLSVAATRGERVFEGAVRCMKYAFDAMDMRYDNQLLVRGLDRRGEAKKAGRFLAAAEEAGRNFIRRQNVHVA; translated from the coding sequence ATGGATGTGCTCGCATTTCTCGGCAGTCCCCGGAAGGGCGGCAACTCGGAAGTTCTGCTCAAGGCGATGCTCAAGGGCGTGGAAGCGGCCGGCGGCCGGCCGGAGATCATCCGGCTCTGCGATCTTGACATCTCAGCCTGCACCAGTTGCGGCGACTGCGACAAGACCGGCGAATGCGTGATCAAGGACGACATGACCCCGCTCTATAAAAAAATAATCAACACCCGGCTGATTATCCTGGCCTCGCCCATCTTCTTCTACGGAATCACCGCCCAGGCCAAGGCCTTTGTCGACCGGACCCAGGCCCTGTGGAACCGGAAACGGCTGGCCAAGGAAAAAGGGGCGTGGCGGCAGGACCCGGAACGGCGGGGTTTTTTTCTCTCGGTTGCCGCCACCAGGGGGGAGCGGGTCTTCGAAGGCGCGGTGCGGTGCATGAAATACGCCTTTGACGCCATGGACATGCGCTATGACAACCAACTGCTGGTCCGGGGCCTTGACCGGCGCGGGGAGGCCAAAAAGGCGGGGCGGTTTCTGGCCGCGGCCGAAGAGGCGGGCCGGAACTTTATCCGCAGGCAGAACGTGCACGTGGCATAA
- the malQ gene encoding 4-alpha-glucanotransferase — protein sequence MQRGSGILFHFTSLPDPYGIGSLGKQAHWFLDFLQAGGQQYWQFLPITPTSPIFDNSPYMSLSAFAGNPLLIDPQGLVVSGLLDKTDLAVPEFSEYLVDFPRVIALKTKLLGRAFAAFRIDPDPAFVDFRQSRTWLADYALFMSLREENNFAPWYRWPGPEARRRPEALDRARDRLAERILYYQFEQFVFNRQWQSLRRAAQEKKITLIGDIPIYTALDSVDVWTHQEFYKLDRQTLTPTHVAGVPPDYFSSTGQRWGNPVYCWHDDQGRINHALVNWWQERFNHIFSGMDMVRIDHFRGLESYWEIPAAEKTAIKGRWVPGPGLAFFEALDLKKMSIIAEDLGVITPEVEELRDALGLPGMKILQFAFDSDMSNPYLPHNYKTGNCVVYTGTHDNDTSLGWYLGDKCSARAGAALRRYANSNGNDIARDMVRIALASVADLAIIPLQDLLGFGSDCRMNTPSTMKNNWRWRCAPRFLNNQLSARLQDDTGFYNRLPDKTGNTDQPTGSNTPDQEPW from the coding sequence ATGCAACGCGGCAGCGGCATCCTTTTCCATTTCACCTCCCTGCCCGATCCCTACGGCATCGGCTCTTTGGGGAAACAGGCCCATTGGTTCCTGGATTTCCTCCAGGCGGGCGGTCAGCAATACTGGCAGTTTCTGCCCATCACCCCCACCAGTCCGATATTCGACAACTCGCCCTACATGAGCCTGTCGGCCTTTGCCGGCAACCCGCTGCTGATCGACCCGCAGGGGCTCGTTGTCTCCGGTCTGCTCGACAAGACCGACCTCGCCGTCCCGGAGTTTTCCGAATACCTGGTGGATTTTCCCAGGGTGATCGCCCTTAAGACCAAACTCCTTGGCCGGGCCTTTGCCGCCTTCCGCATTGATCCGGACCCGGCCTTTGTTGACTTCCGCCAATCCCGGACCTGGCTGGCCGATTATGCCCTGTTCATGAGCCTGCGGGAAGAAAACAACTTCGCCCCCTGGTACCGGTGGCCCGGGCCGGAGGCCCGCCGGAGACCGGAGGCCCTTGACCGGGCCCGGGACCGGCTGGCCGAGCGGATCCTCTACTATCAATTCGAACAATTTGTTTTTAACCGCCAGTGGCAGTCGCTGCGCCGGGCGGCCCAGGAGAAAAAAATAACCCTGATCGGCGATATTCCCATCTACACGGCCCTGGACAGCGTTGACGTCTGGACCCACCAGGAGTTCTATAAACTTGACCGCCAGACCCTGACCCCCACCCACGTTGCCGGGGTGCCGCCCGATTATTTCAGCTCCACCGGCCAGCGCTGGGGCAACCCGGTCTACTGCTGGCATGACGACCAGGGCCGGATCAACCATGCACTGGTCAACTGGTGGCAGGAACGGTTCAACCATATCTTCTCCGGGATGGATATGGTCCGGATCGACCATTTCCGGGGCCTTGAGTCCTATTGGGAGATCCCGGCCGCTGAAAAGACCGCGATCAAGGGACGCTGGGTGCCAGGCCCGGGACTTGCTTTTTTTGAGGCCCTGGATTTAAAAAAAATGTCGATCATTGCCGAGGACCTGGGGGTCATCACCCCGGAGGTGGAAGAACTGCGCGACGCACTCGGCCTGCCTGGGATGAAAATCCTCCAGTTCGCCTTTGACTCGGACATGAGCAATCCCTATCTGCCCCATAACTATAAGACCGGTAACTGCGTGGTCTATACCGGCACCCATGACAACGACACCTCGCTGGGCTGGTATCTGGGCGATAAATGCTCGGCCAGGGCCGGGGCCGCGCTCAGGCGCTACGCCAACAGCAACGGCAATGACATTGCCCGGGACATGGTCCGCATCGCCCTGGCCTCGGTGGCCGACCTGGCGATCATCCCGCTCCAGGACCTGCTCGGATTCGGCAGCGACTGCCGGATGAACACCCCGAGCACCATGAAGAACAACTGGCGCTGGCGCTGTGCTCCCCGCTTCTTGAACAACCAACTCTCCGCGCGCCTGCAGGACGATACCGGGTTCTACAACCGGTTGCCGGATAAGACAGGTAACACCGACCAGCCAACCGGTTCCAACACACCCGACCAGGAGCCCTGGTAA
- a CDS encoding sigma-70 family RNA polymerase sigma factor: MLANIKAKLLDAGKDEGCISFALLNELLPDDIKAPNAIEEIFDFLGKNNIEIVCEEKSGQRRTLSGEKWEDFQRHAAEDLAAGKDSAAGIVSMAAGEEHEQEETTTTYLREMGRFDLLTPEEEAKYSRTIREGFDAIIAAIQEDKTGVPEMEALKERIELWKKRDPSLKPKKQQLNYMKGHVAKAVQAHPGIGLLEIQARVEAYVRSIEAAKDEMIRANLRLVVSIAKRYMHQGLTLADLIQEGNLGLMRAVFRFDYTKGNKFSTYASWWIRQAITRAILDKTRTIRLPVHFLELRSQFFKAFYSLLKELGREPTPVEISKNTDLPMSKILAILEASREPISLETPIGDDDSTLGDFLENQESISPYDAVQNRELSGRVKNILHTLSKREEKIIRLRFGIGEKAEYTLEEIGKRFNVSRERIRQIEKKALNRLRHSSRRDKLKHFLD, encoded by the coding sequence GTGCTAGCTAATATTAAGGCGAAATTATTAGATGCTGGAAAGGATGAGGGATGTATTTCCTTTGCCCTGCTCAATGAACTGCTGCCCGACGACATTAAGGCACCCAACGCCATTGAGGAGATCTTTGATTTTCTTGGCAAGAACAATATCGAGATCGTTTGCGAGGAAAAATCCGGCCAGCGGCGAACCCTGAGCGGCGAGAAATGGGAGGATTTTCAGCGGCATGCGGCCGAGGACCTGGCCGCGGGCAAGGATTCCGCCGCTGGGATCGTTTCCATGGCCGCTGGCGAGGAACACGAGCAGGAAGAGACCACCACCACCTATCTCCGGGAGATGGGGCGGTTCGATCTGCTGACCCCGGAGGAGGAGGCCAAGTACAGCCGCACCATCCGTGAGGGGTTTGATGCGATCATCGCGGCGATCCAGGAAGACAAAACCGGGGTCCCTGAGATGGAGGCGCTCAAGGAACGGATCGAACTCTGGAAGAAACGGGATCCCTCGTTAAAGCCCAAGAAGCAGCAGCTCAACTACATGAAAGGGCATGTGGCCAAGGCGGTGCAGGCCCACCCCGGGATCGGCCTCCTGGAGATTCAGGCCCGGGTCGAGGCCTATGTCCGCTCCATCGAGGCGGCCAAGGACGAGATGATCCGGGCCAACCTGCGGCTGGTGGTCAGTATTGCCAAGCGGTACATGCACCAGGGGCTGACCCTGGCCGACCTGATCCAGGAAGGCAACCTGGGCCTGATGCGGGCCGTGTTCCGTTTCGACTACACCAAGGGCAACAAGTTTTCCACCTATGCCAGCTGGTGGATCCGCCAGGCGATCACCCGGGCGATCCTGGACAAGACCAGGACCATCCGGCTGCCGGTCCATTTTCTCGAACTGCGCAGCCAGTTCTTCAAGGCCTTTTATTCCCTGCTCAAGGAACTGGGCCGGGAGCCCACCCCGGTGGAGATCTCCAAAAACACCGATCTGCCGATGAGCAAGATCCTGGCGATCCTCGAGGCATCCCGGGAGCCGATTTCCCTGGAGACCCCGATTGGCGACGACGACAGCACCCTGGGTGATTTTCTCGAGAACCAGGAGTCGATATCACCCTACGACGCGGTGCAGAACCGGGAGCTTTCCGGCCGGGTCAAGAACATCCTGCACACCCTGAGCAAGCGGGAGGAGAAGATCATCCGTCTCCGTTTCGGGATCGGCGAAAAGGCCGAGTATACCCTGGAGGAGATCGGCAAGCGGTTCAACGTCTCCAGGGAGCGGATCCGCCAGATCGAGAAAAAGGCGCTCAACCGGCTCCGGCACTCCAGCCGGCGGGATAAGTTGAAGCATTTCCTGGACTGA